The segment CAATCCGGCGGGCCTTACATTGGTGGTCAAATCGGTTCGCGCAAGTGCCGCCATGACACAAGAACACACGTCGATTGTGCGCGCGGCCCGCCCTACAACCATCATTCGCTACTCTGCGTCTCCGCGCCTCTGCGGTTCAATTTGCGTTTAGCATTTCTCTCGCTACGTCAGCGGGCGTTTGCTCCGCACTCATCGGGATCCAGCGGCATTCTTTCAGGCTGCGGAACCAGGTGAGTTGGCGGCGGGCGAAGGCGCGCGTGCGGTTCTGAATGACTTCGATCGTCGCGGCGAGGTCGCGCTCGCCGGCGAGGTGTTCCACGACTTCGCGGTAGCCCAGCGCCTGACTCGCGGTGCGGCCGAGCGTGACGCCGCTTGCTTGCAGCGATTGAACTTCGTCGACGAGCCCTGCCGCAAACATCGCTTGCACGCGCTCGTTGATGCGGCGATATAACTCCGCGCGCGGCCAATCGAGCACGAACACGCGGCAATCGCCTTGTGATTGCGAGCGATCGAACTGCTGTTGCCAGACACTCATCGGCTGGCCGGTCTTGGCCAAGACTTCGAGCGCGCGAATGATCCGCCGCGCGTCGTTCACGTGGAGTTTCGCCGCGGCCACGGGATCGACCTCGGCGAGTTGCGCGTGCAGCCAGTC is part of the Planctomycetia bacterium genome and harbors:
- the miaA gene encoding tRNA (adenosine(37)-N6)-dimethylallyltransferase MiaA, encoding MSDIAPDDATYFPSRVPRASWFLVGPTASGKTSIGIELAKTLPAEILSLDSMALYRRLDIGTAKPTREERSSAPHHLIDILDPHEEYSLAEYVAAARATAKEILARGRTPLFVGGTPLYLKALLRGIFVGPPADWDLRREWEQRAAAESPDWLHAQLAEVDPVAAAKLHVNDARRIIRALEVLAKTGQPMSVWQQQFDRSQSQGDCRVFVLDWPRAELYRRINERVQAMFAAGLVDEVQSLQASGVTLGRTASQALGYREVVEHLAGERDLAATIEVIQNRTRAFARRQLTWFRSLKECRWIPMSAEQTPADVAREMLNAN